Part of the Pelmatolapia mariae isolate MD_Pm_ZW linkage group LG3_W, Pm_UMD_F_2, whole genome shotgun sequence genome is shown below.
GTTGTTGTGATCAGAGATCAGACTAGTTTCAGTTTTAAGGAAGAGAAACTCCCACAGTCACTGACACTGAGAGGAGAAATGGCGCAGAAAGGAGTTCAGCTGGACCGAGAAACCTTCTCTTGTTCcatctgtttggatctactgaaggatccggtgactacaacctgtggacacagctactgcatgaactgtattGAAACCCACTTTGACGAAGAGGACAGGAAGGGAAtacacagctgccctcagtgtAGCAAGACTTTCACACCGAGGCCTGtcctggagaaaaacaccatgttagcagctttagtggagcagctgaagaagactggactccaagctgctccagctgatcactgctatgctggacctgaagatgtggcctgtgatgtctgcactgggaGGAAGCTGAAAGCCATCAAGTCCTGTTTAGTCTGTCTGGcctcttactgtgagaaacacctccAACCTCACTATGATGCAGctccattaaagaaacacaagctggtggccCCATtcaagaagctccaggagaacatctgctctcgtcatgatgaggtgatgaagattttctgtcgtactgatcagcagagtatctgttatctctgctcagttgatgaacataaaggccatgaaacagtcccagctgcagcagaaaggactgagaagcagaaggagctcgaggtgagacgactaaacatccagcagagaatccaggagcgagagaaagatgtgaagctgcttcaacaggaggtggaggccatcaatggctctgctgataaagcagtggaggacagtgagaagatgttcactgagctgatccgtctcatccagaaaagaagctctgatgtgaagcagcaggtcagatcccagcaggaaactgaagtgagtcgagccaaagagcttcaggagaagctggagcaggagatcgctgagctgaagaggaaagacggcgagctggagcagctctcacacacagaggatcacaaccagtttctacacaactacccctcactgtcagcactcagtgagtctacacactcatccagcatcaatattcGTCCTCTGAggtactttgaggatgtgacagcagctgtgtcagagaccagagataaactacaggacattctgagagaggaatggacaaacatctcactgacagtcactgaagtggatgttttactgtcacc
Proteins encoded:
- the LOC134616805 gene encoding tripartite motif-containing protein 16-like, translating into MAQKGVQLDRETFSCSICLDLLKDPVTTTCGHSYCMNCIETHFDEEDRKGIHSCPQCSKTFTPRPVLEKNTMLAALVEQLKKTGLQAAPADHCYAGPEDVACDVCTGRKLKAIKSCLVCLASYCEKHLQPHYDAAPLKKHKLVAPFKKLQENICSRHDEVMKIFCRTDQQSICYLCSVDEHKGHETVPAAAERTEKQKELEVRRLNIQQRIQEREKDVKLLQQEVEAINGSADKAVEDSEKMFTELIRLIQKRSSDVKQQVRSQQETEVSRAKELQEKLEQEIAELKRKDGELEQLSHTEDHNQFLHNYPSLSALSESTHSSSINIRPLRYFEDVTAAVSETRDKLQDILREEWTNISLTVTEVDVLLSPTEPKTRAGFLKYSHEITLDPNTAHRHLLLSEGNRKVTFVKQQKSYSDHPDRFTVWCQVLSRESLTGRCYWEVEWRGGAVYVAVAYKNMSREGRGNDCGFGWNDKSQALYCDTNGYKFQYNKVQTVLSGPRSSRVGVYLDHRAGILSFYSVSETMTLLHRVQTTVTQPLYAGFRLGFSDGDTAELIKVK